In Aquiflexum balticum DSM 16537, a single genomic region encodes these proteins:
- a CDS encoding S41 family peptidase: protein MERLKIRSRIILSLIVILSVFSSCKDEEETTPPANNKPDPELAKNIAINNWIKAVMEEAYFWLEDMKTPIANTARPESYFESFLFKPTDRFSAIYPNYQELISSLSGVSTESGYEISLLRESESNENVIALITYVKKGSPAASNDLRRGDLISQINGSTMTLNNYQSLLRERSNQHSVTFRRPDEAGQFGAPQTVTLAAIQIEENPNFLDSIYVIDNQKIGYVVYHFFAPGVNNPTTNQMDTRYDAEMDEIFAKFKAENINQLIIDFRYNGGGYVSSAVNLASLIVPNFNSDKIFSKTKYNSFLSRFPTFQNIQTKFKEKSENIGNQLADGKIYILTSSRTASASELIINGLKPYLNVVIIGAKTTGKNVGSVALEDEDNPDNNYGLLPIVTKSFNSLDQSDYGDGFIPDEEISEFQFFPWRDFGDVRDPLLKSALDKITGTSTPGARLKLEDRIMIGSSLDSKIRSGVMLEDNSNFKNYREK from the coding sequence ATGGAAAGATTAAAAATCAGATCAAGGATAATATTAAGCTTGATTGTAATATTATCGGTTTTTTCTTCTTGTAAAGACGAAGAGGAAACTACCCCACCGGCAAATAATAAACCAGATCCTGAATTGGCAAAAAATATTGCCATAAACAATTGGATCAAAGCCGTAATGGAAGAAGCTTATTTTTGGTTAGAGGATATGAAAACCCCAATTGCCAATACAGCAAGACCAGAAAGCTACTTTGAGTCATTCTTATTTAAACCTACTGATCGATTTTCAGCAATATATCCAAATTACCAAGAGTTAATCAGTAGTTTATCCGGAGTATCTACAGAATCGGGTTATGAAATCTCATTATTGAGAGAAAGTGAAAGTAATGAAAACGTAATCGCCCTTATCACCTATGTGAAAAAGGGAAGTCCCGCAGCCAGCAACGACCTGAGAAGAGGGGATCTTATAAGCCAGATTAATGGCAGCACAATGACATTGAACAATTATCAAAGTTTACTCCGTGAAAGGTCAAATCAGCATTCAGTTACCTTTAGAAGGCCAGATGAAGCAGGTCAATTTGGGGCACCTCAAACGGTAACTTTAGCCGCCATTCAAATAGAGGAAAATCCCAACTTCCTTGACTCCATATATGTCATTGACAACCAGAAAATCGGCTATGTAGTTTACCATTTTTTCGCGCCTGGGGTAAACAATCCTACAACAAACCAAATGGATACCCGGTACGACGCTGAAATGGATGAAATTTTCGCAAAGTTTAAAGCTGAAAATATCAATCAATTGATTATTGATTTTAGATATAATGGCGGTGGTTATGTTTCAAGTGCTGTAAATCTGGCGAGTTTAATTGTTCCTAATTTTAATTCAGATAAAATTTTCTCCAAGACAAAATATAATAGTTTTCTCTCAAGGTTCCCCACTTTTCAAAATATCCAAACAAAGTTTAAAGAGAAATCTGAAAATATAGGAAACCAACTTGCAGATGGTAAGATTTATATCTTGACAAGTTCAAGAACAGCCTCAGCAAGTGAATTAATTATCAATGGTTTAAAGCCTTATTTGAATGTAGTGATAATTGGTGCAAAAACTACAGGAAAAAATGTAGGTTCGGTAGCATTGGAAGATGAAGATAATCCAGACAATAATTATGGCCTTCTTCCAATAGTCACTAAGAGTTTCAACAGCTTAGATCAGTCTGATTATGGTGATGGATTTATTCCTGACGAGGAGATCAGCGAATTTCAATTCTTTCCATGGAGAGATTTCGGAGACGTTAGAGATCCTTTATTAAAATCTGCACTGGATAAAATCACCGGTACATCGACCCCAGGTGCCAGGTTAAAACTTGAAGATAGGATTATGATTGGATCTTCACTTGATTCAAAAATAAGAAGTGGAGTGATGCTAGAGGATAATTCAAATTTCAAAAATTATAGGGAAAAATAG
- a CDS encoding fructose-6-phosphate aldolase produces MYIIKVKGKAKIPDYIQIRDENFVLVAYFRADRPMKNIEKFGLEGKEEALAALINDLPFGKLQKLEL; encoded by the coding sequence ATGTATATAATCAAAGTAAAAGGAAAAGCCAAAATACCGGATTACATTCAAATTAGAGATGAAAATTTTGTCCTTGTAGCATATTTTAGGGCAGATAGGCCTATGAAGAATATTGAGAAATTTGGTTTGGAAGGTAAGGAAGAAGCCTTGGCGGCCTTGATTAATGATCTGCCTTTTGGAAAACTTCAAAAACTCGAATTATAG
- the fsa gene encoding fructose-6-phosphate aldolase, with protein sequence MKFFIDTANLSEIKEAYELGVLDGVTTNPSLMAKEGISGDENVRAHYKAICDIVDDNVSAEVIATDFEGMIREGKELAKIDNKIVVKVPMTKDGVKAIKYFSNEGIRTNCTLVFSAGQAILAAKAGASYVSPFIGRLDDISFDGLELIDQIVGIYQTYGFATQVLAASVRHSMHLIKCAEMGADVVTCPLKVITGLLKHPLTDSGLAQFLADHAKAAGK encoded by the coding sequence ATGAAATTCTTCATCGATACCGCCAATCTCAGTGAAATAAAAGAAGCCTATGAATTAGGCGTATTGGACGGAGTGACTACCAATCCCTCTTTGATGGCCAAAGAAGGCATCAGTGGTGACGAAAATGTTAGAGCACATTACAAAGCTATCTGTGATATTGTCGATGACAATGTGAGTGCTGAAGTTATTGCTACAGATTTTGAAGGCATGATCCGGGAAGGAAAAGAATTGGCCAAAATCGATAATAAAATTGTAGTAAAGGTTCCTATGACCAAAGATGGCGTCAAAGCCATTAAATATTTCAGCAACGAGGGAATCAGGACTAATTGTACTTTGGTATTTTCTGCAGGTCAAGCCATCCTTGCTGCCAAAGCCGGTGCAAGTTATGTTTCTCCGTTTATCGGAAGATTGGATGACATTTCTTTTGATGGGCTAGAACTTATTGATCAAATAGTCGGTATATATCAGACCTATGGCTTTGCTACCCAAGTATTGGCTGCCTCTGTAAGACATTCCATGCATTTAATCAAATGTGCTGAAATGGGTGCTGATGTCGTTACCTGTCCCTTGAAAGTGATTACAGGATTGCTCAAACATCCATTGACAGACTCAGGGTTGGCACAATTCCTCGCTGACCATGCCAAAGCAGCAGGGAAATAA
- the miaB gene encoding tRNA (N6-isopentenyl adenosine(37)-C2)-methylthiotransferase MiaB — MENLIKDIDIISPKVAQACDFKTTEDENTGKAKKLYIESYGCQMNFSDSEIVASIMKDNGFDTTSDFEQADVIFLNTCSIREKAEQTVRKRLSQFNSLKKSKPELTIGVLGCMAERLKEKLLEEEKIVDVVVGPDAYRDLPNLVSSAEDGHKGVNTFLSREETYADIAPVRLNSNGVSAFISIMRGCDNMCSFCVVPFTRGRERSRDPYSIVQEAQDLFEKGYKEVTLLGQNVDSYKWSPEENNKARLNKKEEEVSAVINFAHLLEMVAKVSPKLRVRFSTSHPKDITDEVLHTMKRYDNICKYIHLPVQSGNSRVLELMNRTYDREWYLERVSKIREILGDECGISSDMIAGFCTETEAEHQDTLTLMDIVKYDFSYMFFYSERPGTLAAKKFEDDIPLETKKRRLAEIIDKQNAISLERNKLDLGKIQEILIEGTSKRSELQLRGRNSANKVVIIPNNQYQKGDYVKVKITECSPATLFGEVIS; from the coding sequence ATGGAAAACTTGATTAAAGACATAGATATTATATCTCCCAAGGTAGCTCAGGCCTGTGATTTCAAAACCACTGAGGATGAAAATACCGGGAAAGCAAAAAAACTTTATATAGAATCCTATGGATGTCAGATGAATTTTTCAGATTCTGAAATCGTAGCATCCATTATGAAGGATAATGGTTTTGACACTACATCAGATTTTGAACAGGCGGATGTGATTTTTCTGAATACCTGTTCCATCAGAGAAAAAGCCGAACAGACTGTCCGAAAGAGACTCAGCCAATTTAATTCACTTAAAAAGTCCAAACCTGAATTAACCATTGGGGTATTGGGATGTATGGCTGAACGATTGAAAGAAAAATTATTGGAGGAAGAGAAAATAGTAGATGTTGTGGTAGGACCGGATGCTTACAGAGATCTTCCAAATTTGGTTTCATCCGCTGAAGATGGGCATAAGGGCGTCAATACCTTTCTTTCCCGTGAAGAAACCTACGCTGACATTGCCCCTGTAAGACTCAATTCAAATGGGGTAAGTGCCTTTATTTCCATCATGAGAGGGTGTGACAACATGTGTTCTTTCTGTGTTGTCCCTTTCACAAGAGGAAGAGAAAGAAGTAGAGATCCTTATTCCATAGTACAGGAAGCCCAAGACCTTTTTGAAAAAGGATATAAAGAAGTCACGCTTTTGGGTCAGAATGTGGACAGTTACAAATGGTCACCCGAAGAAAACAACAAAGCAAGACTGAACAAAAAAGAGGAAGAGGTATCTGCTGTCATCAATTTTGCTCATCTGCTTGAAATGGTAGCAAAAGTCAGCCCAAAGCTACGGGTGAGGTTCTCCACTTCTCATCCAAAAGACATCACGGACGAAGTTTTGCATACCATGAAGAGATATGACAACATTTGCAAATACATACATCTTCCGGTACAAAGCGGTAATTCAAGGGTATTGGAGTTGATGAATCGTACCTACGATAGGGAATGGTATTTGGAGAGGGTTTCCAAAATCAGGGAGATATTGGGTGATGAATGCGGAATATCTTCAGACATGATAGCTGGTTTCTGTACAGAAACTGAAGCAGAACATCAAGATACTCTAACTTTGATGGACATTGTCAAGTACGATTTTTCTTATATGTTTTTCTATTCTGAGCGGCCGGGAACTCTAGCTGCCAAGAAATTCGAGGATGATATTCCACTTGAAACCAAAAAAAGAAGATTGGCAGAAATCATCGATAAACAAAATGCCATTTCCTTGGAAAGGAATAAACTTGATCTGGGAAAAATCCAGGAAATTCTTATAGAGGGCACTTCAAAAAGATCTGAATTACAGCTCAGAGGTAGAAATTCCGCCAATAAAGTGGTCATCATTCCTAACAATCAATATCAAAAAGGCGACTATGTAAAGGTAAAAATTACCGAATGTTCCCCTGCAACTTTATTCGGAGAAGTAATTTCTTGA
- a CDS encoding NAD(P) transhydrogenase subunit alpha — protein MESILEYIGNNMEMIYFLVLAILLGVEVISNVPAILHTPLMSGANAIHGVVVVGAIIVMLQASPDNYLALSVGFLAVVVGMLNVIGGFVVTDRMLEMFKKKPKKS, from the coding sequence ATGGAATCAATATTGGAATACATAGGTAATAACATGGAAATGATTTATTTCCTTGTTTTGGCCATTTTATTAGGGGTGGAAGTGATTTCCAATGTCCCTGCCATTTTGCATACCCCATTGATGTCAGGTGCCAATGCCATTCATGGTGTGGTGGTAGTCGGAGCAATTATCGTCATGCTTCAGGCTTCTCCTGACAATTATTTGGCCCTCTCTGTTGGGTTTTTGGCGGTTGTTGTAGGTATGCTCAATGTTATAGGCGGTTTTGTAGTCACAGACCGGATGTTGGAAATGTTCAAGAAAAAACCCAAGAAATCATGA
- a CDS encoding NAD(P)(+) transhydrogenase (Re/Si-specific) subunit beta: MSLNILEITYLIASITFILGLKMLSHPDTARKGNLIAAAGMLIAIVATLTLYQEFDSGKGLNYGLIFLGLAVGTGIGTVMAKKVQMTSMPQMVSFFNGMGGACAALIAIIEFQHHQHATVSGFDGELLVMLLGLLIGSVSFSGSMIAYGKLEGKIKDKVLPMNQAINMFLLAVIIVLIGIQMFNGSDPLFFYGLLAIALIYGILFVMPIGGADMPVVISLLNSFTGMAAAFGGFLYGNKAMLTGGILVGSAGTILTILMCNAMNRSLTNVLLGAFGAGSAGAAKTGSGDQTVREISISDTAVLLSYSQSVVIVPGYGLAVAQAQHVCHELEKLLEEKGVEVSYAIHPVAGRMPGHMNVLLAEADVPYERLQEMEEINPRLANTDVVVVIGANDVVNPAAKNDPSSPIYGMPILDVDLAKNVIILKRGMAAGYAGIENELFFYPKTRMLFGDAKESLQKLAAEVKEV; this comes from the coding sequence ATAAGTCTGAATATCCTTGAAATCACCTATCTGATTGCGTCTATCACATTTATACTGGGATTGAAAATGCTCAGTCACCCTGATACTGCACGAAAAGGAAATCTAATCGCTGCTGCAGGTATGTTGATAGCCATTGTGGCCACACTTACTTTATACCAGGAATTTGATTCCGGAAAAGGTCTGAATTACGGTTTGATATTTTTGGGTCTCGCTGTGGGAACCGGTATCGGTACCGTGATGGCCAAAAAGGTTCAGATGACTTCTATGCCTCAAATGGTATCCTTCTTCAATGGAATGGGTGGTGCCTGCGCCGCATTGATAGCCATCATAGAGTTCCAACACCATCAGCATGCAACTGTATCAGGATTTGACGGTGAACTGTTGGTTATGCTTTTGGGACTTCTTATCGGTTCAGTTTCCTTCTCAGGTTCCATGATTGCCTACGGTAAATTAGAGGGAAAAATCAAAGACAAAGTCCTTCCGATGAATCAGGCGATCAATATGTTTTTATTGGCGGTGATCATTGTGCTGATTGGAATCCAAATGTTCAATGGCTCTGATCCATTGTTTTTTTACGGTCTTCTTGCAATTGCCCTTATTTATGGAATCTTGTTTGTGATGCCCATTGGTGGTGCGGATATGCCAGTAGTAATCTCCTTGCTAAACTCATTTACCGGTATGGCTGCCGCTTTTGGTGGATTCCTTTATGGCAACAAAGCCATGCTGACCGGAGGTATTCTGGTAGGTTCAGCGGGCACTATCCTGACCATTTTGATGTGCAATGCCATGAACCGATCCTTGACCAACGTGCTTTTAGGTGCTTTTGGTGCAGGTTCTGCGGGAGCAGCCAAAACCGGAAGCGGAGATCAAACCGTCAGGGAAATCAGTATTTCGGACACAGCGGTTTTGCTTTCTTATTCTCAAAGTGTAGTGATAGTACCGGGTTATGGTTTGGCCGTAGCACAAGCTCAGCATGTCTGCCATGAACTGGAAAAACTTCTGGAAGAAAAGGGCGTGGAAGTAAGTTATGCCATTCACCCAGTCGCGGGTAGGATGCCTGGTCATATGAACGTTTTATTAGCTGAAGCTGATGTTCCTTACGAAAGATTGCAGGAAATGGAAGAAATCAACCCTAGATTGGCCAATACGGATGTAGTGGTTGTGATAGGCGCCAATGATGTGGTCAATCCCGCAGCCAAAAATGATCCCTCCTCTCCTATTTATGGAATGCCCATATTGGACGTGGATTTGGCCAAAAATGTCATTATTCTTAAAAGAGGTATGGCAGCAGGTTACGCCGGCATTGAGAACGAACTATTCTTCTACCCCAAAACAAGAATGCTTTTTGGTGATGCCAAGGAGTCCTTGCAGAAGTTGGCGGCAGAGGTAAAAGAAGTTTAG
- a CDS encoding cell division ATP-binding protein FtsE yields MIGGEAIIKITDACIFQGLTAVLQDVTFTIDKDEFVFLIGRTGSGKSSLLKTMYADLPFKMGQGEIVGYQLEKLKKKDVPYLRRKLGIVFQDFQLFPDRTVAENLFFVMKATGWKDKAKMKNRMMEVLLKVGLGDAATKMPHQLSGGEQQRVVIARALINQPSILLADEPTGNLDPDVADGIFKLFQEINNEGTAILMATHNHDLLRKYPYRVLKCERGQLLDSKTSDITINTSF; encoded by the coding sequence ATGATTGGAGGAGAAGCAATAATTAAAATTACCGACGCCTGCATTTTTCAGGGGTTGACTGCCGTATTACAGGATGTGACTTTCACGATTGATAAGGATGAGTTTGTGTTTTTGATAGGTAGAACGGGTAGTGGAAAAAGCTCACTTTTGAAAACAATGTATGCAGATCTTCCCTTTAAAATGGGTCAGGGTGAAATAGTGGGTTATCAGCTAGAAAAACTTAAAAAGAAAGATGTTCCCTACCTGAGAAGGAAACTCGGTATTGTTTTTCAGGATTTTCAGCTTTTCCCTGACAGGACTGTTGCGGAAAATCTGTTTTTCGTGATGAAAGCAACAGGTTGGAAAGACAAAGCAAAAATGAAAAACAGAATGATGGAAGTACTGCTTAAGGTGGGATTGGGAGACGCTGCAACGAAAATGCCCCATCAACTTTCGGGAGGTGAACAGCAAAGAGTGGTTATCGCAAGGGCATTGATCAATCAACCTTCTATATTACTTGCTGACGAACCCACCGGAAACCTGGATCCTGATGTAGCAGATGGTATTTTCAAACTTTTTCAGGAAATCAATAATGAAGGAACCGCAATTCTGATGGCTACACATAATCACGATCTTTTGAGAAAATATCCTTACCGGGTACTCAAATGTGAAAGAGGCCAACTTCTCGATAGTAAAACATCAGATATAACAATCAACACTTCTTTCTGA